One Euphorbia lathyris chromosome 1, ddEupLath1.1, whole genome shotgun sequence DNA segment encodes these proteins:
- the LOC136212239 gene encoding UDP-glycosyltransferase 708G1-like: MSGSSNHNLPHIALLPSAGMGHLSPFLRLASLLSSHNLKVTIITPNPTVSLSESQTLLHFFTSFPQITQIPLHLLPSHNNQTTSSQDPFYNHMERIHHSSHLLLSLLPSLSPSLSALITDMSLTSSFLPITQSLNLPNYILFTSSAQMLTLFVKYHSIMDSIINSTHDDSLQIPFPRSWIPPPLLESTQNSLKTYIAENGKKMAASTGILVNTFQSIELSSLNNLNGGGVITTLPPVIAIGPLAPLIDEKQNQELTWLGSQPAGSVVYVSFGSRTAMSREQLRELGEGLVRSGSKFMWVVKDKKVDTEDEESLDKIIGGELMEKMKENGMVLKNWVNQEEVLRHESIGCFMSHCGWNSVTEAMWNGVRVLAWPQHGDQKMNADIVDKIGLGIWPKNWGWGGEMVVNGSEIAESIKEIMGNELLRVGALRIREEAKRAAELGGSSDKELRGLIETWKQAHVDVVV, encoded by the coding sequence ATGTCAGGTTCCAGCAACCACAACCTCCCTCATATCGCTCTTTTACCCAGTGCTGGAATGGGTCATCTCTCACCTTTCCTTAGACTTGCTTCTTTACTTTCATCCCATAATCTCAAAGTAACTATCATTACCCCAAATCCAACTGTTTCTCTTTCTGAATCACAGACCTTACTtcacttcttcacttccttcccTCAAATCACTCAAATTCCACTTCATCTCCTTCCTTCTCACAACAATCAAACTACCTCATCACAAGATCCTTTCTATAACCACATGGAGAGAATTCATCACTCTTCtcaccttcttctttctcttcttccttctctctctccctctctctctgcTCTTATTACTGACATGAGCTTAACCTCTTCTTTTCTTCCCATCACTCAATCTCTTAACCTTCCTAATTATATCCTCTTCACTTCATCTGCTCAAATGTTAACACTTTTTGTGAAGTATCATTCAATAATGGATTCCATAATTAATTCAACTCATGATGATTCTCTCCAGATTCCATTTCCCAGATCATGGATTCCCCCTCCTCTTTTGGAGAGCACTCAAAATTCACTGAAGACTTATATTGCAGAGAATGGAAAGAAAATGGCTGCATCAACTGGGATTCTGGTTAATACATTTCAAAGTATTGAGCTTTCATCCCTCAACAACCTAAATGGTGGAGGAGTGATAACAACGTTGCCACCAGTTATAGCAATTGGGCCTTTAGCACCATTGATTGATGAGAAGCAGAACCAGGAATTGACATGGCTTGGGAGTCAACCGGCCGGATCAGTGGTGTATGTAAGCTTTGGGAGTAGGACTGCTATGTCAAGAGAGCAACTCAGAGAATTGGGGGAAGGATTAGTAAGGAGCGGGAGTAAATTTATGTGGGTTGTGAAGGATAAGAAGGTTGATACAGAGGATGAAGAAAGCTTGGATAAGATAATAGGAGGTGAGTTAATGGAGAAAATGAAGGAGAATGGAATGGTTTTGAAGAATTGGGTAAATCAAGAAGAGGTATTAAGACATGAATCAATAGGTTGTTTTATGAGCCATTGCGGATGGAATTCAGTGACAGAAGCTATGTGGAATGGAGTAAGAGTGCTGGCATGGCCTCAACATGGAGATCAGAAGATGAATGCTGATATTGTGGACAAAATTGGACTTGGAATTTGGCCTAAAAACTGGGGTTGGGGAGGAGAAATGGTTGTTAATGGGAGTGAGATTGCAGAAAGTATCAAAGAAATAATGGGGAATGAGTTATTGAGAGTTGGGGCATTGCGTATCAGAGAAGAGGCTAAGAGAGCTGCTGAATTGGGTGGCAGTTCGGACAAGGAGCTGAGAGGCCTTATTGAGACTTGGAAACAAGCTCATGTAGATGTAGTTGTGTGA